One Canis aureus isolate CA01 unplaced genomic scaffold, VMU_Caureus_v.1.0 ptg000087l_RagTag, whole genome shotgun sequence DNA window includes the following coding sequences:
- the LOC144309581 gene encoding testis-specific Y-encoded protein 3-like: MAHEEEGEAEEEAVMSETEYMLEEEANLQEEAHKPEEAMEEGQGEEGARELQEQQQGSEHPEAGPSPLECPLEALEALRADMEPTNGRGRRSFAPFQLRLGQRRHHRLQQRSAHMQGIRGFWAKAFGNHPQLSAVISEQDLRMLRFMTNLKVQEVTFPSACRRILLFFGKNSYFQNEVLVKEYVVSAAGYRASHSTPIQWSQHYEREAYRRQTHDNGLNFFNWFCGHHLAGSGRIAELIMDDLWPNVLKYYERKKAPGEGSHRRTGSFKMPR; this comes from the exons ATGGCTcacgaggaagagggggaggctgaggaggaggccgtCATGTCTGAGACGGAGTacatgctggaggaggaggcgaaTCTTCAGGAAGAGGCACATAAGCCGGAGGAGGccatggaggagggccagggagaggaaggcgCCAGGGAGCTGCAAGAGCAGCAGCAAGGGTCAGAGCATCCAGAGGCAGGGCCGAGTCCGTTGGAGTGCCCGCTGGAGGCTCTCGAGGCGCTGCGGGCAGACATGGAGCCCACCAATGGAAGAGGCAGGCGCTCCTTTGCTCCGTTCCAGCTCAGGCTGGGTCAGAGAAGGCACCATCGCCTGCAACAGCGAAGCGCCCACATGCAGGGCATCCGTGGCTTCTGGGCCAAGGCT TTTGGGAACCACCCCCAGCTGTCAGCCGTGATCAGTGAGCAAGATCTGCGCATGCTTCGCTTCATGACGAACCTGAAG GTGCAGGAAGTCACCTTTCCCAGTGCCTGCCGCAGGATCCTGCTGTTCTTTGGCAAGAACTCCTACTTCCAGAACGAAGTCCTCGTGAAGGAGTATGTCGTCAGTGCTGCTG GCTACAGAGCGTCGCACTCCACTCCCATCCAGTGGTCGCAGCACTACGAACGGGAGGCCTACCGCCGCCAGACCCACGACAACGGCCTTAACTTCTTCAACTGGTTCTGTGGCCACCACCTTGCCGGGTCAGGCAGGATCGCTGAG ctcatcatggatgacctgtggcccaatgtcctcaagtactacgagaggaagaaggcgccgggagagggaagccacaggaggaCAG GGAGCTTCAAGATGCCGAGATGA